The following are encoded together in the Pseudoclavibacter endophyticus genome:
- the gatB gene encoding Asp-tRNA(Asn)/Glu-tRNA(Gln) amidotransferase subunit GatB, which produces MSKADLMDFDEALERYEPVIGLEVHVELSTQTKMFSPAPNMSGNLEGEAPNTAIGPVDLGLPGTLPVVNEQAVLYSISLGLALGCEIAEVSGFARKNYFYPDNPKNYQISQYDDPIAHDGRVEVQLEDGTVFNVEIERAHMEEDAGKLTHVGGSTGRIQGADASLVDYNRAGVPLVEIVTRPIFGGEARTPELAAAYVATIRDIVRSLGISYARMERGNLRCDANVSLRPRGEQKLGTRTETKNVNSFRSIERAVRYEIQRQAALLAAGGTITQETRHWHEDTGRTSAGRVKSDADDYRYFPEPDLMPLRPDRALVERLRAELPEAPVEKRRRLREEWGFGPQEFQDIVNSDLLEVVAETIAAGAPAAGARKWWMGELSRIANERQVALTSLATPQQVADLEALIAAGTVNDRLARQVLEGVIAGEGTPAEVVDARGLAVVSDDGALVAAIDEALAAQPDVLAKIKDGKVQAAGAIIGAVMKAMKGQADAARVRELILERAAQ; this is translated from the coding sequence ATGAGCAAGGCAGACCTGATGGACTTCGATGAGGCCCTCGAACGGTACGAGCCCGTCATCGGCCTCGAGGTGCACGTCGAACTCTCGACCCAGACCAAGATGTTCTCGCCGGCCCCGAACATGTCGGGCAACCTCGAGGGCGAAGCGCCCAACACGGCCATCGGTCCCGTCGACCTCGGCCTGCCGGGCACGCTGCCCGTCGTCAATGAACAGGCCGTGCTGTACTCGATCTCGCTCGGCCTCGCCCTCGGCTGCGAGATCGCCGAGGTCTCGGGCTTCGCGCGCAAGAACTACTTCTACCCCGACAACCCGAAGAACTACCAGATCTCGCAGTATGACGACCCCATCGCCCACGACGGCCGGGTCGAGGTCCAGCTCGAGGACGGCACGGTCTTCAATGTCGAGATCGAGCGGGCGCACATGGAGGAGGACGCCGGCAAACTGACGCACGTCGGCGGCTCGACCGGTCGCATCCAGGGTGCCGACGCTTCGCTCGTCGACTACAACCGCGCGGGCGTGCCCCTCGTTGAGATCGTCACACGTCCCATCTTCGGCGGTGAGGCGCGCACGCCCGAGCTCGCGGCCGCCTACGTCGCGACGATCCGCGACATCGTGCGCTCGCTCGGCATCTCGTATGCCCGGATGGAGCGCGGCAATCTCCGCTGTGACGCGAACGTCTCGCTTCGGCCGCGCGGCGAGCAGAAGCTCGGCACGCGGACGGAGACCAAGAACGTCAACTCGTTCCGCTCGATCGAGCGCGCCGTTCGCTACGAGATCCAGCGACAGGCCGCGCTCTTGGCGGCGGGCGGGACGATCACGCAGGAGACGCGCCACTGGCACGAGGACACTGGCCGCACCTCGGCCGGCCGCGTCAAGTCCGATGCCGACGACTACCGGTACTTCCCGGAGCCCGACCTCATGCCGCTGCGGCCCGACCGGGCGCTCGTCGAGCGACTGCGCGCCGAGCTGCCCGAGGCGCCGGTCGAGAAGCGTCGCCGCCTGCGCGAGGAATGGGGCTTCGGCCCCCAGGAGTTCCAGGACATCGTGAACTCCGACCTGCTCGAGGTCGTGGCCGAGACGATCGCGGCCGGGGCCCCGGCCGCCGGCGCGCGGAAATGGTGGATGGGCGAGCTGTCCCGTATCGCGAACGAGCGCCAGGTGGCCCTCACGTCGCTCGCGACCCCGCAGCAGGTCGCCGACCTCGAGGCGCTCATCGCCGCGGGCACCGTCAACGACCGCCTCGCCCGCCAGGTGCTCGAGGGGGTCATCGCGGGTGAGGGCACGCCGGCCGAGGTCGTGGATGCCCGTGGTCTCGCTGTCGTGTCCGACGACGGCGCGCTCGTCGCCGCCATCGACGAGGCCCTCGCCGCCCAGCCCGACGTGCTCGCCAAGATCAAGGACGGCAAGGTGCAGGCCGCCGGCGCCATCATCGGCGCCGTCATGAAGGCGATGAAGGGGCAGGCCGACGCGGCGCGCGTGCGCGAGCTCATCCTGGAGCGGGCCGCGCAGTAG
- a CDS encoding IclR family transcriptional regulator has translation MLDDSPDVDAHRGVPGVLLRAVQLLRCFDADTDTLTARQLVERSELPRSTVHRMTADLVNLGLLTRSGNGRYAIGSLVWELGHVSHIHLRLRQAAQVHLTRLYDACGENVFLTVMSTDAPELAEALTVGQLRGPRSVPVDEREGKRSPLSSTSLGHALVSVQSDEWLERYIARATRGIGAGRDESAADLRRQIAAARNLGHATMLDDERAAVAVPIPSGDAFPDSSMGIVAARERWDEHRLVPLLKMTALAIAKDLARPLSR, from the coding sequence ATGCTCGATGATTCCCCCGACGTCGACGCGCATCGAGGCGTGCCCGGTGTGTTGCTGCGGGCCGTCCAGTTGCTGCGCTGTTTCGACGCCGACACCGACACGCTGACCGCGAGGCAGCTCGTCGAGCGTTCTGAGCTGCCGCGCTCGACCGTCCACCGCATGACGGCCGATCTCGTGAATCTGGGTCTGCTGACACGATCGGGGAACGGGCGCTACGCGATCGGCTCGCTCGTGTGGGAGCTCGGGCACGTCTCGCACATCCACCTCCGCTTGCGGCAGGCCGCCCAGGTGCATTTGACGCGCCTCTACGACGCCTGTGGCGAGAACGTGTTCCTCACGGTCATGTCGACCGATGCGCCCGAGCTGGCCGAGGCGCTCACCGTCGGCCAGTTGCGCGGCCCGCGTTCGGTGCCTGTCGACGAACGCGAGGGCAAGCGCTCTCCGCTCTCCTCGACCTCCCTCGGCCACGCGCTTGTCTCGGTGCAGTCGGACGAATGGCTCGAGCGGTATATCGCCCGCGCGACCCGCGGGATCGGCGCCGGCCGCGACGAGTCGGCGGCCGACCTGCGCCGCCAGATCGCCGCCGCGCGCAACCTCGGCCATGCGACCATGCTCGACGACGAGCGCGCCGCCGTCGCGGTGCCGATCCCTTCGGGCGACGCCTTCCCCGATTCGTCGATGGGCATCGTCGCGGCCCGCGAACGATGGGACGAGCACCGGCTCGTTCCCCTGCTGAAGATGACGGCCCTCGCGATCGCGAAGGACCTCGCGCGTCCCCTCTCCCGGTGA
- a CDS encoding substrate-binding domain-containing protein, whose protein sequence is MTENTVVPTPGRWRTRFLPLVALPALLVLSACGGGGTSSAGGGANADAPTLEGQCGDVPQLAPNDPDGLIDGLSDDIKTAFNGWPDLVEASAWSDLESKVAEGPITVGYLQQDSGSPVAAALAAELNAKFAESQAEGEVDALIVETPGGTGGEVTAADQVRAFEQLVNKGADIIIAQPLSGEALVGAVNSAGEQGIPTVTFTGYVASPYAINITPNAFDGVAQAVAKGAEMIGESGNAVIVQGTEGMSVSVASVEAAEQTLSLCEDIDIVGTPAGNFNDPGAKSAMVSFLASHPEQIDLVYQVASMGAGVFAGFEDAGRDDMPLIVDNLPTAASLAWWDQKRDEGYEGLAVVGTGAQFADALWEVALRTMKGEQPAVNQIALQVQFITEENVDEYIVPGETTTSSAETQTVGTLLPDEYLDGYFANSGQ, encoded by the coding sequence ATGACCGAGAACACTGTCGTTCCGACGCCGGGCCGCTGGCGCACGAGGTTCCTCCCGCTTGTCGCCCTGCCCGCCCTCCTCGTGCTCTCCGCCTGCGGCGGCGGCGGCACCTCGAGCGCCGGCGGCGGCGCGAATGCCGATGCGCCCACCCTCGAGGGTCAGTGCGGCGACGTGCCGCAGCTTGCCCCGAACGACCCCGATGGGCTCATCGACGGCCTGTCCGACGACATCAAGACCGCGTTCAACGGGTGGCCCGACCTCGTCGAGGCCAGCGCGTGGTCCGACCTCGAATCGAAGGTCGCGGAAGGCCCCATCACTGTCGGCTACCTGCAGCAGGACAGCGGCAGCCCCGTCGCCGCGGCACTCGCGGCCGAGCTGAACGCGAAGTTCGCCGAGTCGCAGGCCGAGGGCGAGGTCGATGCGCTCATCGTCGAGACGCCCGGCGGCACGGGCGGCGAGGTCACCGCCGCCGATCAGGTGCGCGCCTTCGAGCAGCTCGTCAACAAGGGGGCCGACATCATCATCGCCCAGCCCCTCTCGGGTGAGGCGCTCGTGGGCGCCGTCAATTCGGCGGGCGAACAGGGTATCCCGACCGTCACCTTCACCGGCTACGTCGCCTCGCCGTACGCCATCAACATCACCCCGAACGCTTTCGACGGCGTCGCGCAGGCCGTCGCAAAGGGCGCCGAGATGATCGGCGAATCGGGCAACGCGGTCATCGTGCAGGGCACCGAGGGCATGTCGGTGAGCGTCGCCTCGGTCGAGGCCGCCGAGCAGACCCTCTCGCTGTGCGAGGACATCGACATCGTCGGCACTCCCGCCGGGAACTTCAACGATCCCGGCGCGAAGTCCGCCATGGTCAGCTTCCTCGCCTCGCACCCCGAGCAGATCGACCTCGTTTACCAGGTCGCCTCGATGGGTGCCGGCGTGTTCGCCGGCTTCGAGGACGCCGGCCGTGACGACATGCCCCTCATCGTCGACAACCTGCCGACCGCCGCCTCGCTCGCATGGTGGGACCAGAAGCGCGACGAGGGCTACGAGGGCCTCGCCGTCGTGGGGACCGGCGCCCAGTTCGCCGACGCACTGTGGGAGGTCGCGCTGCGCACGATGAAGGGCGAGCAGCCTGCCGTCAACCAGATCGCGCTGCAGGTGCAGTTCATCACGGAGGAGAACGTGGACGAGTACATCGTTCCCGGCGAGACCACGACGAGCAGCGCCGAGACACAGACCGTCGGCACCCTGTTGCCCGACGAGTACCTCGACGGCTACTTCGCCAACTCGGGGCAGTAG